In Microbacterium laevaniformans, a single window of DNA contains:
- a CDS encoding MerR family transcriptional regulator — protein sequence MTAHDAPDEVRFATELLFTDGLPQMDDEVGYRGAVAARAAGITYRQLDYWARTELVQPTVRGASGSGSQRLYGFRDILVLKLVKRLLDTGISLQQIRTAVEQLRAAGIRDLAGTTLMSDGASVYLCTSNDEVIDLVSRGQGVFGIAVGKVLHEVESTLLDFDPQAPDPVDELAARRAVKSA from the coding sequence ACCGCGCACGATGCGCCTGATGAGGTCCGCTTCGCCACCGAGCTGCTGTTCACCGACGGTCTGCCGCAGATGGATGACGAGGTCGGCTACCGCGGTGCGGTCGCCGCACGCGCAGCCGGCATCACCTACCGTCAGCTCGACTACTGGGCGCGCACCGAACTCGTCCAGCCCACCGTCCGCGGCGCCAGCGGTTCGGGATCGCAGCGTCTCTACGGCTTCCGCGACATCCTCGTGCTCAAACTGGTGAAGCGGCTTCTCGATACCGGCATCTCCCTGCAGCAGATCCGCACGGCGGTCGAGCAGCTTCGTGCCGCCGGCATCCGCGATCTCGCCGGCACCACGCTGATGAGCGACGGCGCGTCCGTCTATCTCTGCACCTCGAACGACGAAGTCATCGACCTCGTCAGTCGAGGGCAGGGCGTGTTCGGCATCGCCGTCGGCAAAGTGCTGCACGAGGTCGAATCGACCTTGCTCGACTTCGATCCGCAGGCTCCGGACCCCGTCGACGAACTCGCCGCTCGTCGCGCCGTCAAGTCCGCCTGA
- a CDS encoding ParA family protein, which produces MHVLSVSSLKGGVGKTTVTLGLASAAFARGVRTLVVDLDPQSDVSTGMDIQVAGRLNVADVLANPKEKVVRQAITSSGWAKVHPGTIDVMIGSPSAINFDGPHPSVRDVWKLEEALATIEADYDLVLIDCAPSLNALTRTAWAASDRVIVVTEPGLFSVAAADRALRAIEEIRRGLSPRLQPLGIVVNRVRPQSIEHQFRIKELRDMFGPLVLSPQLPERTSLQQAQGAAKPLHIWPGDSAQELAGDFDALLDRVMRTGRITAGEQRA; this is translated from the coding sequence GTGCACGTACTCTCCGTCTCCTCACTCAAGGGGGGTGTCGGCAAGACCACCGTGACTCTCGGCCTCGCCTCCGCGGCGTTCGCCCGAGGGGTGCGGACTCTCGTCGTCGACCTCGACCCGCAATCTGACGTATCGACGGGCATGGACATCCAGGTGGCCGGCCGGCTGAACGTGGCCGACGTGCTCGCCAACCCCAAAGAGAAGGTGGTCCGCCAGGCCATCACCTCAAGCGGCTGGGCCAAGGTGCACCCGGGCACGATCGACGTCATGATCGGCAGCCCGTCGGCGATCAACTTCGACGGCCCGCACCCGAGCGTGCGCGACGTCTGGAAGCTGGAAGAGGCTCTGGCCACCATCGAGGCCGACTACGACCTCGTGCTCATCGACTGCGCGCCCTCGCTCAACGCGCTGACGCGCACCGCCTGGGCGGCTTCTGACCGGGTCATCGTGGTGACCGAACCGGGCTTGTTCTCGGTCGCCGCCGCCGACCGCGCGCTGCGCGCGATCGAGGAGATCCGTCGTGGTCTGTCTCCGCGCCTGCAGCCGCTCGGAATCGTCGTGAACCGCGTGCGGCCGCAGTCGATCGAGCACCAGTTCCGCATCAAGGAGCTGCGCGACATGTTCGGTCCGCTCGTCCTGTCGCCACAGCTGCCCGAGCGCACGTCGCTGCAGCAGGCGCAGGGCGCCGCGAAGCCCCTGCATATCTGGCCGGGCGACTCGGCTCAGGAGCTCGCCGGAGACTTCGACGCACTGCTGGACCGTGTCATGCGCACGGGCCGGATCACCGCGGGCGAGCAGCGCGCCTGA
- a CDS encoding pyruvate carboxylase: MFRKILVANRGEIAIRAFRAAFELGARTVAVYPYEDRYSLHRLKADEAYQIGTVGQPVRAYLDVDEIIRVAEQAGADAIYPGYGFLSENPELAAAAARSGIVFIGPPSRALEMAGNKVTAKEHAIAAGVPALRSTPASDDVDDLVAHADEIGFPIFVKAVAGGGGRGMRRVESAAQLAPAIAEAMREADAAFGDARVFLEQAVQRPRHIEVQILADKTGETVHLYERDCSVQRRHQKVVEIAPAPNLAPEIAAALHAHAIAFARSIAYENAGTVEFLLETAGPRAGEVVFIEMNPRIQVEHTVTEEVTDVDLVQSQMRIAAGATLADLGLRQDQIRLRGAALQCRITTEDPTQGFRPDTGKITTYRSPGGAGIRLDGGTTAAGSQVSAHFDSLLAKLTCRGRDFGAAVVRSRRALAEFRIRGVSTNIPFLQAVLDDPAFVAGDVSTSFIDERPELLRGRGSKDRGSKIVAWLAETTVNRPHGEIPAVTDPRAKLPSVDLSTPPPAGSRQRLLSQGPAGFAAQLRAQTPLAVTETTFRDAHQSLLATRVRTRDLVTVAPYVARFTPQLLSVEAWGGATYDVALRFLGEDPWERLDALRAALPNVAIQMLLRGRNTVGYTPYPTRVTDAFVSEAAASGVDIFRIFDALNDVSQMRPAIDAVLHTGTALAEVALCYTGDLLSPTEDLYTLDYYLRVAEQIVDAGAHVLAVKDMAGLLRPGAAARLVRALRDRFDLPVHVHTHDTAGGQLATLLAAAAAGADAVDAAAAPMAGTTSQPSLSALVAALAHTERDTGLDLGAVSELEPYWEAMRRLYRPFESGLPGPTGRVYRHEIPGGQLSNLRQQAIALGLSEDFELIEDMYAAADAILGRVPKVTPSSKVVGDLALHLAAVRADPADFAENPDTYDIPDSVVAFMAGELGELPGGWPEPFRTKVLRGREIRGGITEISDADAANLEADSATRRATLNSLLFPAPTAAFRETRDTYGDLSVLDTADYLYGLAPGTEHVVEIERGVQLYVGLEAIGDADERGMRTVMTTLNGQLRPVFVRDHAVAVEVRQSEKADATVPGHVAAPFSGVVTPKAAVGDRVSAGQPVASIEAMKMEAAITAPMDGIVDRLVIGAATAVEAGDLLLVVRPSE, translated from the coding sequence ATGTTCCGCAAGATCCTGGTGGCCAACCGCGGAGAGATCGCGATCCGTGCTTTTCGTGCCGCCTTCGAACTGGGTGCGCGGACGGTGGCGGTCTACCCCTACGAGGACCGGTACTCGCTGCACCGGCTCAAGGCCGACGAGGCGTACCAGATCGGCACCGTCGGCCAGCCCGTGCGCGCGTACCTCGACGTCGATGAGATCATCCGCGTGGCCGAGCAGGCGGGCGCCGACGCCATCTACCCCGGCTACGGCTTCCTCTCGGAGAACCCCGAGCTCGCCGCGGCAGCCGCGCGCAGCGGCATCGTCTTCATCGGTCCGCCGTCCCGCGCGCTCGAGATGGCAGGCAACAAGGTGACCGCCAAGGAGCACGCGATCGCCGCCGGCGTGCCGGCGCTGCGCTCGACGCCCGCGTCCGATGACGTCGACGATCTCGTCGCGCACGCGGACGAGATCGGCTTTCCCATCTTCGTGAAAGCCGTCGCCGGCGGCGGCGGACGGGGCATGCGCCGCGTCGAGAGCGCGGCGCAACTGGCCCCGGCGATCGCGGAGGCGATGCGCGAGGCCGACGCCGCGTTCGGTGACGCCCGCGTCTTCCTCGAGCAGGCCGTGCAGCGGCCGCGCCATATCGAGGTGCAGATCCTCGCCGACAAGACGGGCGAGACGGTGCACCTGTATGAGCGGGACTGCTCGGTGCAGCGGCGCCATCAGAAAGTCGTCGAGATCGCGCCGGCCCCCAACCTCGCCCCCGAGATCGCCGCGGCGCTGCACGCGCACGCGATCGCGTTTGCCCGGTCGATCGCCTACGAGAATGCGGGAACGGTGGAGTTTCTGCTCGAAACGGCAGGCCCTCGCGCCGGCGAGGTCGTCTTCATCGAGATGAACCCGCGCATCCAGGTCGAGCACACGGTGACCGAAGAGGTCACCGACGTCGACCTCGTGCAGTCGCAGATGCGGATCGCCGCGGGCGCGACGCTCGCCGACCTCGGACTGCGTCAGGATCAGATCCGCCTGCGCGGGGCGGCGCTGCAGTGTCGCATCACGACCGAGGACCCGACGCAGGGCTTCCGTCCGGACACGGGGAAGATCACCACCTACCGTTCGCCGGGCGGCGCCGGCATCCGCCTCGACGGGGGGACGACGGCCGCGGGTTCCCAGGTCAGTGCGCACTTCGACTCGCTGCTGGCCAAGCTCACGTGCCGCGGACGGGACTTCGGCGCCGCGGTCGTGCGATCGCGTCGAGCCCTCGCCGAGTTCCGCATCCGCGGGGTCTCGACCAACATCCCCTTCCTGCAGGCGGTGCTGGACGATCCCGCCTTCGTGGCCGGTGACGTCAGCACGTCGTTCATCGATGAGCGCCCCGAGCTGTTGCGTGGTCGCGGGTCGAAGGACCGCGGATCGAAGATCGTGGCGTGGCTGGCCGAGACCACCGTCAACCGTCCGCACGGAGAGATCCCCGCCGTCACCGACCCGCGCGCGAAGCTCCCGTCCGTCGATCTGTCCACGCCTCCTCCTGCCGGTTCGCGACAGCGCCTTCTCAGCCAGGGCCCGGCCGGGTTCGCGGCGCAGCTGCGCGCTCAGACGCCGCTCGCCGTCACCGAGACGACGTTCCGAGACGCACATCAGTCGCTGCTGGCCACGCGCGTGCGCACACGGGACCTGGTGACGGTCGCGCCCTACGTCGCCCGGTTCACCCCTCAGCTGCTCTCGGTGGAGGCCTGGGGCGGCGCCACGTACGACGTCGCGCTGCGCTTCCTCGGCGAAGACCCCTGGGAGCGGTTGGACGCTCTGCGCGCCGCTCTGCCGAACGTGGCGATCCAGATGCTCCTGCGAGGCCGCAACACGGTGGGGTACACGCCCTACCCGACGCGCGTGACCGATGCCTTCGTCTCGGAGGCCGCGGCATCCGGAGTGGACATCTTCCGCATCTTCGATGCCCTCAACGACGTCTCCCAGATGCGCCCCGCGATCGACGCCGTGCTGCACACCGGCACCGCACTCGCCGAGGTCGCCCTCTGCTACACCGGCGACCTCCTGTCACCGACCGAGGACCTCTACACCCTCGACTACTACCTGCGCGTGGCGGAGCAGATCGTGGATGCCGGGGCGCACGTGCTCGCCGTCAAGGACATGGCAGGGCTGCTCCGCCCGGGCGCCGCCGCCCGCCTCGTGCGGGCACTGCGCGACCGCTTCGACCTCCCGGTGCATGTGCACACGCACGACACCGCCGGCGGACAGCTCGCGACCCTGCTGGCCGCGGCCGCCGCGGGCGCCGACGCCGTGGATGCCGCTGCGGCGCCGATGGCGGGAACGACCAGCCAGCCCTCGCTGTCCGCGCTCGTCGCCGCCCTCGCGCACACCGAGCGCGACACCGGACTCGACCTGGGTGCCGTCTCGGAACTCGAACCGTACTGGGAGGCGATGCGCCGCCTCTACCGCCCGTTCGAGTCGGGTCTTCCCGGGCCGACGGGACGCGTGTATCGGCATGAGATCCCCGGCGGTCAGCTCTCGAACCTCCGCCAGCAGGCGATCGCTCTCGGCCTGTCGGAGGACTTCGAGCTGATCGAGGACATGTACGCCGCCGCGGACGCGATCCTCGGGCGCGTCCCGAAGGTGACGCCCTCCTCGAAGGTCGTCGGCGATCTTGCCCTGCACCTCGCCGCGGTGCGCGCAGACCCCGCCGACTTCGCCGAGAACCCCGATACCTATGACATCCCCGACTCCGTCGTCGCCTTCATGGCGGGGGAGCTGGGTGAGCTTCCGGGCGGCTGGCCGGAGCCGTTTCGCACCAAGGTGCTGCGTGGTCGCGAGATCCGCGGCGGGATCACCGAGATCTCCGACGCCGATGCCGCGAACCTCGAAGCCGACAGTGCGACCCGGCGCGCCACACTGAACTCCCTGCTGTTTCCCGCCCCCACGGCGGCCTTCCGGGAGACCCGCGACACCTACGGCGATCTCAGCGTCCTCGACACGGCGGACTATCTGTACGGGCTCGCGCCCGGAACCGAGCACGTCGTCGAGATCGAGCGCGGCGTCCAGCTGTACGTGGGGTTGGAAGCGATCGGCGACGCCGACGAGCGCGGCATGCGCACCGTGATGACGACGTTGAACGGGCAGCTGCGTCCCGTCTTCGTGCGCGACCACGCCGTCGCGGTCGAGGTGCGTCAGTCGGAGAAGGCCGATGCGACCGTACCGGGCCACGTGGCCGCCCCGTTCTCGGGTGTCGTCACCCCGAAGGCCGCGGTGGGCGATCGCGTCTCGGCGGGTCAGCCGGTGGCATCCATCGAGGCGATGAAGATGGAGGCAGCCATCACAGCGCCGATGGACGGCATCGTCGATCGTCTCGTCATCGGCGCGGCGACCGCGGTGGAGGCCGGCGATCTTTTGCTGGTGGTCCGACCCTCCGAGTAG
- a CDS encoding MinD/ParA family ATP-binding protein: protein MGVGTPPRGPAVTPRLRRPEDDPNRPEPDGAGPELECVAVPDRNENASEDADNGVLESVTGAETTGIGIVEGATAQIDVALPVAVDDDDFDDDVVLDDEVEIHGSLVERPDAAAASSLVVEDVEEVDVVEHVEDVDETDEVEMADAAAVALTSVSVATADAAQHERLRPRTSEITLQSRRLGDFEAGRESSDLLTPDRLLDPAHAVRPEPDGAWQHLVYTLSGRRINLGDSKRARARKALDRRIAAPLHGGAKFVPVLSRKGGVGKTTITTLLGMALADAREDRVIAVDANPDRGTLAERIGRSSGKTVRDLVRAHADVRGFNDISEIVARDHTRLDIIASDTDPHVSEAFNDSDYDAVADVAAHFYSLVLTDTGTGIVHSVMGATLARADQLIVVAGLSVDEARLASETLTWLESNGYADLVRSAVVVLNTARPGAALVRAGELQSHFQTRVGHVVRVPYDAHIASGSAIVFRDLQPETREAARELAAIVVESLRQRVAA, encoded by the coding sequence ATGGGGGTCGGGACCCCGCCCCGCGGCCCGGCGGTGACGCCGCGGCTGCGCCGTCCCGAGGACGACCCGAATCGGCCGGAGCCCGACGGCGCCGGCCCGGAACTGGAGTGTGTAGCCGTGCCTGACCGCAACGAGAATGCGAGCGAGGACGCCGACAACGGCGTGCTGGAGAGCGTGACCGGCGCCGAGACGACCGGGATCGGCATCGTCGAGGGAGCCACCGCGCAGATCGACGTCGCCTTGCCCGTCGCGGTCGACGACGACGACTTCGACGACGATGTCGTGCTCGATGACGAGGTCGAGATCCACGGGAGTCTCGTCGAACGGCCGGATGCCGCCGCGGCATCCTCTCTCGTCGTCGAGGACGTCGAGGAGGTGGATGTCGTCGAGCACGTCGAGGACGTCGATGAGACGGACGAGGTGGAGATGGCCGATGCTGCAGCGGTCGCGCTGACCTCGGTCTCCGTCGCGACCGCAGACGCCGCGCAGCACGAGCGCCTGCGTCCTCGCACGTCCGAGATCACCCTGCAGTCGCGCCGTCTCGGCGACTTCGAGGCGGGGCGGGAGAGCTCCGACCTGCTCACCCCCGACCGGCTGCTCGATCCCGCCCACGCAGTGCGCCCGGAGCCCGACGGTGCGTGGCAGCACCTCGTCTACACGCTGTCGGGACGTCGGATCAACCTCGGCGACAGCAAGCGCGCGCGTGCGCGCAAGGCTCTCGACCGGCGCATTGCGGCCCCGCTGCACGGCGGCGCGAAGTTCGTCCCCGTGCTCTCACGAAAGGGCGGCGTCGGAAAGACCACGATCACGACCCTGCTGGGCATGGCGCTCGCGGACGCCCGTGAGGACCGGGTGATCGCCGTCGACGCGAACCCGGACCGCGGCACGCTCGCCGAGCGCATCGGCCGCTCGAGCGGCAAGACCGTCCGCGATCTGGTGCGAGCCCACGCAGACGTCCGCGGGTTCAACGACATCTCCGAGATCGTCGCGCGCGATCACACCCGCCTCGACATCATCGCCTCCGACACCGACCCGCATGTGTCCGAGGCCTTCAACGACAGCGACTACGACGCGGTGGCCGACGTCGCCGCGCACTTCTACTCGCTCGTGCTCACCGACACCGGCACCGGCATCGTCCATTCCGTCATGGGGGCGACCCTCGCGCGCGCCGATCAGCTCATCGTCGTCGCAGGGCTGAGCGTGGACGAGGCGCGCCTGGCCTCGGAGACGCTGACCTGGCTGGAGAGCAACGGCTACGCCGATCTCGTGCGCTCCGCCGTGGTCGTGCTGAACACGGCACGTCCAGGCGCTGCCCTCGTGCGGGCGGGTGAGCTCCAGTCCCACTTCCAGACACGGGTCGGGCACGTGGTCCGCGTGCCCTACGACGCGCACATCGCATCGGGCAGCGCGATCGTCTTCCGTGACTTGCAGCCCGAGACGCGTGAGGCTGCGCGCGAGCTGGCCGCCATCGTCGTCGAAAGCCTGCGTCAGCGGGTCGCCGCCTGA
- a CDS encoding peptide deformylase: MAVRPIRLFGDPVLRAPSASIDVIDDGIRSLVQDLLDTVELPGRAGVAAPQIGVGLRAFSYNIDGDIGYVLNPVLTEVSGEPALVGEGCLSVPDLWHETLRYPWARVVGIDLDGDEIVLEGEGLMAQALQHETDHLDGMLYISRLSPEERKVAMRRIRESSWF, from the coding sequence ATGGCCGTCCGCCCGATCCGACTGTTCGGAGACCCCGTCCTGCGCGCTCCCAGCGCGTCCATCGACGTGATCGACGACGGCATCCGGTCGCTCGTGCAGGACCTGCTCGACACGGTCGAATTGCCCGGCCGTGCGGGAGTGGCGGCGCCGCAGATCGGCGTCGGTTTGCGCGCCTTCAGCTACAACATCGACGGAGACATCGGGTACGTGTTGAACCCGGTTCTGACCGAGGTGTCGGGTGAGCCGGCGCTGGTCGGTGAGGGATGCCTGTCGGTGCCCGATCTCTGGCACGAGACCCTGCGCTATCCCTGGGCTCGCGTGGTCGGCATCGATCTCGACGGCGACGAAATCGTGCTCGAGGGGGAGGGACTCATGGCGCAGGCGCTGCAACATGAGACCGACCATCTCGACGGCATGCTCTACATCTCCCGGCTGAGTCCCGAGGAGCGCAAGGTCGCGATGCGTCGCATCCGCGAGTCCTCCTGGTTCTGA
- a CDS encoding AMP-dependent synthetase/ligase: MSAVQFEVPAVVPADPQANIADLLVERVKATPSLALFAVPDGDGWRDITAAEFEREVIALAKGFAAAGIAPGDKVGFIARTTYEWTLVDFALFFAGAVMVPIYETSSAAQISWILSDSGAVAVLGESSEHAARIAEIRSEVPLVREVWSMEAGDLDTLRAGGSAIEDAEIERRRRIAVGSDIATLIYTSGSTGRPKGCVLTHSNFVELSRNAAKVLAEVMNTPGGASTLLFITTAHVFARFISILDVHAGVKTGHQPDTKQLLPALGSFKPTFLLAVPRVFEKVYNSAEQKAEAGGKGKIFRAAAHTAIEHSRLLQEGKKIPLGTKVKFALFDKLVYGKLREAMGGRVTYAVSGSAPLGPRLGHFFHSLGVTILEGYGLTETTAPATVNLATKSKIGTVGPVLPGVGVRLADDGEVEVRGVNVFKEYWRNPDATAAAFDDGWFKTGDIGAFDTDGFLTITGRKKEIIVTAGGKNVAPAALEDPIRANPIVGQVVVVGDQKPFISALITLDPEMLPAWLTNNGLPADMSLSDAAKNPQVRAEVQRAVDIANKNVSRAESIRKFTILDSEWTEASGHLTPKMSIKRNVILNDFANEIEEIYTVPVTTTNVSLG; this comes from the coding sequence ATGAGCGCCGTACAGTTCGAAGTCCCCGCCGTCGTTCCCGCCGACCCGCAGGCCAACATCGCCGATCTGCTCGTCGAACGCGTCAAGGCGACACCGTCCCTGGCCCTGTTCGCCGTCCCCGATGGTGACGGCTGGCGAGACATCACCGCCGCCGAGTTCGAACGAGAGGTGATCGCGCTCGCGAAGGGCTTCGCCGCCGCGGGCATCGCCCCGGGCGACAAGGTGGGCTTCATCGCCCGCACCACGTATGAGTGGACGCTCGTGGACTTCGCCCTCTTCTTCGCCGGCGCCGTCATGGTGCCCATCTACGAGACGAGCTCGGCGGCGCAGATCAGCTGGATCCTGTCCGACTCGGGCGCCGTCGCGGTGCTCGGCGAATCGAGCGAGCACGCGGCGCGCATCGCGGAGATCCGCTCAGAGGTGCCGCTCGTCCGCGAGGTCTGGTCGATGGAGGCCGGCGATCTCGACACTCTCCGCGCGGGCGGCAGCGCCATCGAGGATGCCGAGATCGAGCGTCGCCGCCGCATCGCCGTCGGCTCCGACATCGCCACGCTGATCTACACCTCGGGCTCGACGGGGCGACCCAAGGGATGCGTCCTGACCCACAGCAACTTCGTCGAGCTCTCCCGCAACGCCGCCAAGGTCCTCGCCGAAGTGATGAACACGCCCGGCGGCGCATCGACACTGCTGTTCATCACGACCGCGCACGTCTTCGCCCGCTTCATCTCGATCCTCGACGTGCACGCCGGCGTGAAGACCGGGCATCAGCCCGACACCAAGCAGCTGCTGCCGGCCCTCGGCTCCTTCAAGCCCACCTTCCTGCTGGCCGTACCCCGCGTCTTCGAGAAGGTCTACAACTCGGCGGAGCAGAAGGCGGAGGCCGGCGGCAAGGGAAAGATCTTCCGCGCCGCGGCCCACACGGCGATCGAGCACTCTCGACTGCTCCAGGAAGGCAAGAAGATCCCGCTGGGCACGAAGGTGAAGTTCGCCCTGTTCGACAAGCTCGTCTACGGCAAGCTCCGCGAAGCCATGGGTGGACGAGTCACCTATGCCGTCTCGGGGTCCGCTCCCCTGGGCCCCCGTCTCGGCCACTTCTTCCACAGCCTCGGCGTGACCATCCTCGAAGGCTACGGACTCACCGAGACGACGGCGCCGGCCACCGTCAACCTCGCGACGAAGTCCAAGATCGGCACGGTGGGGCCGGTGCTCCCCGGCGTCGGCGTGCGTCTGGCCGACGACGGCGAGGTCGAGGTGCGGGGCGTCAACGTCTTCAAGGAGTACTGGCGCAACCCCGATGCCACGGCCGCCGCGTTCGACGACGGCTGGTTCAAGACCGGTGACATCGGCGCGTTCGACACCGACGGCTTCCTCACGATCACCGGACGCAAGAAGGAGATCATCGTCACCGCCGGCGGCAAGAACGTCGCTCCCGCGGCACTGGAGGACCCGATTCGAGCGAACCCGATCGTCGGTCAGGTGGTCGTCGTGGGCGACCAGAAGCCGTTCATCTCGGCGCTGATCACCCTCGACCCCGAGATGCTCCCGGCCTGGCTCACGAACAACGGCCTCCCGGCGGACATGTCCCTCTCGGATGCCGCGAAGAACCCGCAGGTGCGGGCCGAGGTGCAGCGTGCGGTGGACATCGCGAACAAGAACGTTTCGCGCGCCGAGTCCATCCGCAAGTTCACGATCCTCGACAGCGAATGGACCGAGGCGAGCGGACATCTCACGCCCAAGATGAGCATCAAGCGCAATGTCATCCTGAACGACTTCGCGAACGAGATCGAGGAAATCTACACCGTGCCGGTGACGACGACCAACGTGTCGCTGGGCTGA
- a CDS encoding ROK family glucokinase, which translates to MLNVGIDIGGTKIAGGVVDDTGAIIERSRVATPVDTGELADAVAAMVHELASRHEVAAVGVAAAGYIDRSRSVMLLSPNIDWHDEPLRAQFEARIGRPVTLENDANAAGWGEYRFGAGQGSTDMVMVTLGTGVGGAVINDGRLLIGANGSAAELGHLRFVRGGRPCGCGQNGCLEQYASGRALQRELGDIAEAGGIGERVAAHRDADGIVHGPDLARLLAEDDPGAVEAVRRVATALGEACGAFQAVLDPDLYVIGGGVADLGEVLLEPTRLAYETSLPGFGNRPTARFVTATLGNDAGMVGVADLAGLRSQ; encoded by the coding sequence GTGCTCAACGTCGGCATCGACATCGGGGGGACGAAGATCGCCGGAGGTGTCGTCGACGACACGGGTGCGATCATCGAGCGCTCCCGCGTCGCCACGCCGGTGGACACCGGCGAGCTCGCCGACGCCGTCGCCGCGATGGTGCACGAGCTGGCCTCGCGTCACGAGGTCGCGGCGGTCGGTGTCGCCGCCGCCGGCTACATCGACCGCAGCCGATCGGTGATGCTGCTCTCGCCCAACATCGACTGGCACGACGAGCCGTTGCGCGCCCAGTTCGAAGCACGCATCGGCCGTCCCGTCACGCTGGAGAACGACGCCAACGCCGCCGGGTGGGGCGAGTACCGCTTCGGAGCGGGTCAGGGATCCACCGACATGGTGATGGTGACCCTCGGCACGGGCGTGGGCGGCGCCGTCATCAATGACGGACGTCTCCTCATCGGTGCCAACGGCAGCGCGGCGGAGCTCGGTCACCTGCGGTTCGTCCGCGGTGGTCGCCCGTGCGGCTGCGGACAGAACGGCTGTCTGGAGCAGTACGCGTCGGGGCGCGCCCTGCAGCGCGAGCTGGGTGACATCGCCGAGGCCGGGGGCATCGGCGAGCGGGTGGCCGCGCACCGCGATGCGGACGGCATCGTCCACGGGCCCGACCTGGCGCGCCTCCTCGCCGAGGACGACCCGGGTGCCGTCGAGGCCGTGCGCCGCGTGGCCACCGCGCTCGGAGAGGCCTGCGGAGCCTTTCAGGCGGTTCTCGACCCCGACCTCTACGTCATCGGCGGCGGCGTCGCCGACCTCGGCGAGGTTCTGCTGGAGCCCACGCGGCTGGCGTACGAGACCTCGCTGCCCGGCTTCGGCAATCGACCGACCGCGCGCTTCGTCACGGCGACACTCGGCAACGACGCCGGCATGGTGGGCGTCGCCGATCTCGCGGGGCTGCGCAGCCAGTGA
- a CDS encoding lysophospholipid acyltransferase family protein encodes MFYWVMKYIVIGPIVKAIFRPWIVGRTNVPSSGAAILASNHLSVSDSIFLPLMIDRPMSFLAKSDYFTGTGLKGWATRMFMKATGQIPVDRTGGKASEASLNTGLQVLGRGDLLGIYPEGTRSPDGKLYRGRTGLARMALEARVPVIPVVMVDTDAVMPIGRTIPRVGRVGMVIGEPLDFSRFQGMESDRYVLRSVTDEIMVALQRLGEQQYDDVYASTVKERAARA; translated from the coding sequence ATGTTCTACTGGGTCATGAAGTACATCGTGATCGGCCCGATCGTCAAAGCGATCTTCCGACCGTGGATCGTCGGGCGGACGAATGTCCCGTCGTCGGGGGCGGCCATCCTCGCCAGCAACCACCTCTCCGTCAGCGATTCGATCTTCCTGCCGCTGATGATCGACCGGCCGATGAGCTTCCTCGCCAAGAGCGACTACTTCACCGGCACGGGGCTCAAGGGCTGGGCGACCCGCATGTTCATGAAGGCGACCGGGCAGATCCCCGTCGATCGCACGGGAGGCAAGGCGTCGGAGGCATCGCTGAACACCGGACTGCAGGTGCTCGGGCGGGGAGACCTCCTGGGCATCTACCCGGAGGGCACCCGCAGCCCGGACGGCAAGCTCTACCGCGGACGCACCGGGCTCGCGCGCATGGCGCTGGAGGCGCGCGTACCGGTCATCCCCGTCGTCATGGTGGACACGGATGCCGTCATGCCGATCGGCCGTACGATCCCCCGCGTCGGTCGAGTGGGCATGGTGATCGGCGAGCCCCTCGACTTCTCCCGATTCCAGGGCATGGAATCCGACCGCTACGTGCTGCGCTCCGTCACCGACGAGATCATGGTGGCGCTGCAGCGGCTGGGGGAGCAGCAGTACGACGACGTCTACGCGTCCACGGTGAAGGAGCGCGCAGCGCGCGCGTGA